Proteins encoded together in one Telopea speciosissima isolate NSW1024214 ecotype Mountain lineage chromosome 4, Tspe_v1, whole genome shotgun sequence window:
- the LOC122660192 gene encoding probable protein phosphatase 2C 35 isoform X2: MGCVHGKCCGRYPSSSDGDIRDFRDSGIRKSHNLHVFGNYRNTLTERSLEFAPVPSHNFHLEFSVLTQRGYYPDSPEKENQDSFCIKTQVQGNPDLHFFGVFDGHGQFGTQCSNFVKDRLIEILSEDPALLEDPVKAYNSAVLTTNSELHSSEIDDSMSGTTAITVLVCGDTLYVANVGDSRAVIAVKSGNRVVAEDLSRDQTPFRKDEYERVKLCGARVLTVDQVEGYKDPDIQSWGDEESAGNDPPRLWVQNGMYPGTAFSRSVGDSTAEKIGVIAAPEVSVVQLTSNHLFFVIASDGVFEFLSSQEVVNMVGRYTDPRDACAAIAGESYRLWLEHENRTDDITIIVVHVKDLSNSGAGTTDGTHEVNMKTISGGSEMYRSVRSNFTESHSYQLNFPTERNPACVVPSPTHSSESK; encoded by the exons aTGGGTTGTGTCCACGGAAAGTGCTGTGGCCGCTACCCATCTTCATCCGATGGGGATATTCGAGATTTTCGAGATTCTGGTATACGCAAGAGCCACAACCTACATGTATTTGGGAATTATCGAAACACACTCACTGAGAGGTCTTTAGAGTTTGCTCCTGTGCCTTCCCACAACTTCCATTTAGAGTTCTCAGTCCTCACGCAACGAGGTTACTACCCAGACTCCCCTGAGAAAGAAAACCAAGATAGTTTCTGCATCAAAACCCAAGTCCAAGGTAACCCGGATCTCCATTTCTTTGGGGTCTTCGATGGTCATGGCCAGTTTGGCACCCAGTGTTCTAACTTTGTTAAGGATAGACTGATAGAGATTCTCTCTGAGGATCCCGCATTGTTGGAAGATCCTGTAAAGGCATATAATTCTGCAGTCCTAACCACGAACTCCGAACTTCACAGTAGTGAGATAGACGATTCAATGAGTGGTACCACTGCAATTACAGTTCTTGTTTGTGGGGATACCCTTTATGTCGCAAATGTGGGTGATTCAAGGGCTGTAATTGCTGTCAAGAGTGGAAATCGGGTTGTCGCGGAGGACCTTTCTCGTGACCAGACACCATTCAGGAAAGATGAATATGAGAGGGTGAAGCTTTGTGGGGCGAGGGTTCTAACTGTTGATCAGGTGGAGGGTTACAAGGATCCTGATATTCAGAGCTGGGGGGATGAAGAGAGTGCTGGTAATGATCCCCCAAGACTTTGGGTACAGAATGGGATGTATCCTGGCACTGCATTTTCAAGGAGCGTTGGTGATAGTACAGCTGAGAAGATTGGTGTGATTGCTGCTCCTGAGGTTTCAGTTGTTCAGCTCACATCTAATCATTTGTTCTTTGTAATTGCTAGCGATGGGGTATTCGAGTTCCTCTCTAGccaagaggttgtcaatatg GTGGGGAGGTACACAGATCCACGAGATGCATGTGCTGCCATCGCTGGAGAATCATACAGGCTATGGTTAGAACATGAAAACAGAACAGATGACATCACAATCATTGTCGTACATGTCAAGGATTTATCTAAT TCAGGTGCTGGCACTACTGATGGAACTCATGAAGTTAACATGAAGACAATATCTGGGGGATCAGAAATGTACCGATCAGTGAGAAGCAATTTCACAGAATCTCACTCATATCAGCTCAACTTTCCAACAGAGCGGAACCCTGCTTGTGTTGTTCCATCTCCAACACATTCCAG TGAATCAAAGTAG
- the LOC122660192 gene encoding probable protein phosphatase 2C 35 isoform X1: protein MGCVHGKCCGRYPSSSDGDIRDFRDSGIRKSHNLHVFGNYRNTLTERSLEFAPVPSHNFHLEFSVLTQRGYYPDSPEKENQDSFCIKTQVQGNPDLHFFGVFDGHGQFGTQCSNFVKDRLIEILSEDPALLEDPVKAYNSAVLTTNSELHSSEIDDSMSGTTAITVLVCGDTLYVANVGDSRAVIAVKSGNRVVAEDLSRDQTPFRKDEYERVKLCGARVLTVDQVEGYKDPDIQSWGDEESAGNDPPRLWVQNGMYPGTAFSRSVGDSTAEKIGVIAAPEVSVVQLTSNHLFFVIASDGVFEFLSSQEVVNMVGRYTDPRDACAAIAGESYRLWLEHENRTDDITIIVVHVKDLSNSGAGTTDGTHEVNMKTISGGSEMYRSVRSNFTESHSYQLNFPTERNPACVVPSPTHSRCLET from the exons aTGGGTTGTGTCCACGGAAAGTGCTGTGGCCGCTACCCATCTTCATCCGATGGGGATATTCGAGATTTTCGAGATTCTGGTATACGCAAGAGCCACAACCTACATGTATTTGGGAATTATCGAAACACACTCACTGAGAGGTCTTTAGAGTTTGCTCCTGTGCCTTCCCACAACTTCCATTTAGAGTTCTCAGTCCTCACGCAACGAGGTTACTACCCAGACTCCCCTGAGAAAGAAAACCAAGATAGTTTCTGCATCAAAACCCAAGTCCAAGGTAACCCGGATCTCCATTTCTTTGGGGTCTTCGATGGTCATGGCCAGTTTGGCACCCAGTGTTCTAACTTTGTTAAGGATAGACTGATAGAGATTCTCTCTGAGGATCCCGCATTGTTGGAAGATCCTGTAAAGGCATATAATTCTGCAGTCCTAACCACGAACTCCGAACTTCACAGTAGTGAGATAGACGATTCAATGAGTGGTACCACTGCAATTACAGTTCTTGTTTGTGGGGATACCCTTTATGTCGCAAATGTGGGTGATTCAAGGGCTGTAATTGCTGTCAAGAGTGGAAATCGGGTTGTCGCGGAGGACCTTTCTCGTGACCAGACACCATTCAGGAAAGATGAATATGAGAGGGTGAAGCTTTGTGGGGCGAGGGTTCTAACTGTTGATCAGGTGGAGGGTTACAAGGATCCTGATATTCAGAGCTGGGGGGATGAAGAGAGTGCTGGTAATGATCCCCCAAGACTTTGGGTACAGAATGGGATGTATCCTGGCACTGCATTTTCAAGGAGCGTTGGTGATAGTACAGCTGAGAAGATTGGTGTGATTGCTGCTCCTGAGGTTTCAGTTGTTCAGCTCACATCTAATCATTTGTTCTTTGTAATTGCTAGCGATGGGGTATTCGAGTTCCTCTCTAGccaagaggttgtcaatatg GTGGGGAGGTACACAGATCCACGAGATGCATGTGCTGCCATCGCTGGAGAATCATACAGGCTATGGTTAGAACATGAAAACAGAACAGATGACATCACAATCATTGTCGTACATGTCAAGGATTTATCTAAT TCAGGTGCTGGCACTACTGATGGAACTCATGAAGTTAACATGAAGACAATATCTGGGGGATCAGAAATGTACCGATCAGTGAGAAGCAATTTCACAGAATCTCACTCATATCAGCTCAACTTTCCAACAGAGCGGAACCCTGCTTGTGTTGTTCCATCTCCAACACATTCCAGGTGCTTGGAAACG TGA
- the LOC122660192 gene encoding probable protein phosphatase 2C 35 isoform X4, producing MGCVHGKCCGRYPSSSDGDIRDFRDSGIRKSHNLHVFGNYRNTLTERSLEFAPVPSHNFHLEFSVLTQRGYYPDSPEKENQDSFCIKTQVQGNPDLHFFGVFDGHGQFGTQCSNFVKDRLIEILSEDPALLEDPVKAYNSAVLTTNSELHSSEIDDSMSGTTAITVLVCGDTLYVANVGDSRAVIAVKSGNRVVAEDLSRDQTPFRKDEYERVKLCGARVLTVDQVEGYKDPDIQSWGDEESAGNDPPRLWVQNGMYPGTAFSRSVGDSTAEKIGVIAAPEVSVVQLTSNHLFFVIASDGVFEFLSSQEVVNMVGRYTDPRDACAAIAGESYRLWLEHENRTDDITIIVVHVKDLSNLT from the exons aTGGGTTGTGTCCACGGAAAGTGCTGTGGCCGCTACCCATCTTCATCCGATGGGGATATTCGAGATTTTCGAGATTCTGGTATACGCAAGAGCCACAACCTACATGTATTTGGGAATTATCGAAACACACTCACTGAGAGGTCTTTAGAGTTTGCTCCTGTGCCTTCCCACAACTTCCATTTAGAGTTCTCAGTCCTCACGCAACGAGGTTACTACCCAGACTCCCCTGAGAAAGAAAACCAAGATAGTTTCTGCATCAAAACCCAAGTCCAAGGTAACCCGGATCTCCATTTCTTTGGGGTCTTCGATGGTCATGGCCAGTTTGGCACCCAGTGTTCTAACTTTGTTAAGGATAGACTGATAGAGATTCTCTCTGAGGATCCCGCATTGTTGGAAGATCCTGTAAAGGCATATAATTCTGCAGTCCTAACCACGAACTCCGAACTTCACAGTAGTGAGATAGACGATTCAATGAGTGGTACCACTGCAATTACAGTTCTTGTTTGTGGGGATACCCTTTATGTCGCAAATGTGGGTGATTCAAGGGCTGTAATTGCTGTCAAGAGTGGAAATCGGGTTGTCGCGGAGGACCTTTCTCGTGACCAGACACCATTCAGGAAAGATGAATATGAGAGGGTGAAGCTTTGTGGGGCGAGGGTTCTAACTGTTGATCAGGTGGAGGGTTACAAGGATCCTGATATTCAGAGCTGGGGGGATGAAGAGAGTGCTGGTAATGATCCCCCAAGACTTTGGGTACAGAATGGGATGTATCCTGGCACTGCATTTTCAAGGAGCGTTGGTGATAGTACAGCTGAGAAGATTGGTGTGATTGCTGCTCCTGAGGTTTCAGTTGTTCAGCTCACATCTAATCATTTGTTCTTTGTAATTGCTAGCGATGGGGTATTCGAGTTCCTCTCTAGccaagaggttgtcaatatg GTGGGGAGGTACACAGATCCACGAGATGCATGTGCTGCCATCGCTGGAGAATCATACAGGCTATGGTTAGAACATGAAAACAGAACAGATGACATCACAATCATTGTCGTACATGTCAAGGATTTATCTAAT TTAACATGA
- the LOC122660192 gene encoding probable protein phosphatase 2C 35 isoform X3, which produces MGCVHGKCCGRYPSSSDGDIRDFRDSGIRKSHNLHVFGNYRNTLTERSLEFAPVPSHNFHLEFSVLTQRGYYPDSPEKENQDSFCIKTQVQGNPDLHFFGVFDGHGQFGTQCSNFVKDRLIEILSEDPALLEDPVKAYNSAVLTTNSELHSSEIDDSMSGTTAITVLVCGDTLYVANVGDSRAVIAVKSGNRVVAEDLSRDQTPFRKDEYERVKLCGARVLTVDQVEGYKDPDIQSWGDEESAGNDPPRLWVQNGMYPGTAFSRSVGDSTAEKIGVIAAPEVSVVQLTSNHLFFVIASDGVFEFLSSQEVVNMVGRYTDPRDACAAIAGESYRLWLEHENRTDDITIIVVHVKDLSNVLALLMELMKLT; this is translated from the exons aTGGGTTGTGTCCACGGAAAGTGCTGTGGCCGCTACCCATCTTCATCCGATGGGGATATTCGAGATTTTCGAGATTCTGGTATACGCAAGAGCCACAACCTACATGTATTTGGGAATTATCGAAACACACTCACTGAGAGGTCTTTAGAGTTTGCTCCTGTGCCTTCCCACAACTTCCATTTAGAGTTCTCAGTCCTCACGCAACGAGGTTACTACCCAGACTCCCCTGAGAAAGAAAACCAAGATAGTTTCTGCATCAAAACCCAAGTCCAAGGTAACCCGGATCTCCATTTCTTTGGGGTCTTCGATGGTCATGGCCAGTTTGGCACCCAGTGTTCTAACTTTGTTAAGGATAGACTGATAGAGATTCTCTCTGAGGATCCCGCATTGTTGGAAGATCCTGTAAAGGCATATAATTCTGCAGTCCTAACCACGAACTCCGAACTTCACAGTAGTGAGATAGACGATTCAATGAGTGGTACCACTGCAATTACAGTTCTTGTTTGTGGGGATACCCTTTATGTCGCAAATGTGGGTGATTCAAGGGCTGTAATTGCTGTCAAGAGTGGAAATCGGGTTGTCGCGGAGGACCTTTCTCGTGACCAGACACCATTCAGGAAAGATGAATATGAGAGGGTGAAGCTTTGTGGGGCGAGGGTTCTAACTGTTGATCAGGTGGAGGGTTACAAGGATCCTGATATTCAGAGCTGGGGGGATGAAGAGAGTGCTGGTAATGATCCCCCAAGACTTTGGGTACAGAATGGGATGTATCCTGGCACTGCATTTTCAAGGAGCGTTGGTGATAGTACAGCTGAGAAGATTGGTGTGATTGCTGCTCCTGAGGTTTCAGTTGTTCAGCTCACATCTAATCATTTGTTCTTTGTAATTGCTAGCGATGGGGTATTCGAGTTCCTCTCTAGccaagaggttgtcaatatg GTGGGGAGGTACACAGATCCACGAGATGCATGTGCTGCCATCGCTGGAGAATCATACAGGCTATGGTTAGAACATGAAAACAGAACAGATGACATCACAATCATTGTCGTACATGTCAAGGATTTATCTAAT GTGCTGGCACTACTGATGGAACTCATGAAGTTAACATGA
- the LOC122660192 gene encoding probable protein phosphatase 2C 35 isoform X5: MGCVHGKCCGRYPSSSDGDIRDFRDSGIRKSHNLHVFGNYRNTLTERSLEFAPVPSHNFHLEFSVLTQRGYYPDSPEKENQDSFCIKTQVQGNPDLHFFGVFDGHGQFGTQCSNFVKDRLIEILSEDPALLEDPVKAYNSAVLTTNSELHSSEIDDSMSGTTAITVLVCGDTLYVANVGDSRAVIAVKSGNRVVAEDLSRDQTPFRKDEYERVKLCGARVLTVDQVEGYKDPDIQSWGDEESAGNDPPRLWVQNGMYPGTAFSRSVGDSTAEKIGVIAAPEVSVVQLTSNHLFFVIASDGVFEFLSSQEVVNMVGRYTDPRDACAAIAGESYRLWLEHENRTDDITIIVVHVKDLSNV, translated from the exons aTGGGTTGTGTCCACGGAAAGTGCTGTGGCCGCTACCCATCTTCATCCGATGGGGATATTCGAGATTTTCGAGATTCTGGTATACGCAAGAGCCACAACCTACATGTATTTGGGAATTATCGAAACACACTCACTGAGAGGTCTTTAGAGTTTGCTCCTGTGCCTTCCCACAACTTCCATTTAGAGTTCTCAGTCCTCACGCAACGAGGTTACTACCCAGACTCCCCTGAGAAAGAAAACCAAGATAGTTTCTGCATCAAAACCCAAGTCCAAGGTAACCCGGATCTCCATTTCTTTGGGGTCTTCGATGGTCATGGCCAGTTTGGCACCCAGTGTTCTAACTTTGTTAAGGATAGACTGATAGAGATTCTCTCTGAGGATCCCGCATTGTTGGAAGATCCTGTAAAGGCATATAATTCTGCAGTCCTAACCACGAACTCCGAACTTCACAGTAGTGAGATAGACGATTCAATGAGTGGTACCACTGCAATTACAGTTCTTGTTTGTGGGGATACCCTTTATGTCGCAAATGTGGGTGATTCAAGGGCTGTAATTGCTGTCAAGAGTGGAAATCGGGTTGTCGCGGAGGACCTTTCTCGTGACCAGACACCATTCAGGAAAGATGAATATGAGAGGGTGAAGCTTTGTGGGGCGAGGGTTCTAACTGTTGATCAGGTGGAGGGTTACAAGGATCCTGATATTCAGAGCTGGGGGGATGAAGAGAGTGCTGGTAATGATCCCCCAAGACTTTGGGTACAGAATGGGATGTATCCTGGCACTGCATTTTCAAGGAGCGTTGGTGATAGTACAGCTGAGAAGATTGGTGTGATTGCTGCTCCTGAGGTTTCAGTTGTTCAGCTCACATCTAATCATTTGTTCTTTGTAATTGCTAGCGATGGGGTATTCGAGTTCCTCTCTAGccaagaggttgtcaatatg GTGGGGAGGTACACAGATCCACGAGATGCATGTGCTGCCATCGCTGGAGAATCATACAGGCTATGGTTAGAACATGAAAACAGAACAGATGACATCACAATCATTGTCGTACATGTCAAGGATTTATCTAATGTATGA
- the LOC122659473 gene encoding uncharacterized protein LOC122659473 has protein sequence MANKAYLEFAEVGKPEGLSNSSQVADRDSPPQVWIVPPTGITKINYDAALPQDNAKGGLGLVLRDHAGELLAVRAALRLALELGLKQVQVESDCREAVNYILDHSCIAPIDSAVVLGDIWKLSTSFSSISFHCISRAINGVADALARKALSLVCLIDWPLSTQWLHELCSREAAACTHPLSQ, from the exons ATGGCAAACAAGGCTTATTTGGAATTTGCAGAGGTTGGGAAGCCTGAAGGTCTCTCGAATTCGTCTCAGGTTGCAGATAGAGACTCCCCCCCTCAAGTCTGGATTGTACCTCCAACAGGTATTACAAAGATAAACTACGATGCTGCTCTCCCGCAAGACAATGCAAAGGGTGGTCTGGGATTGGTTTTGCGAGATCATGCTG GAGAACTGCTGGCTGTTCGTGCTGCTCTGCGGCTGGCTCTTGAGTTAGGTCTCAAGCAGGTTCAAGTTGAGTCGGATTGTAGAGAGGCTGTGAACTATATCTTGGATCACTCGTGTATAGCCCCTATCGATTCAGCTGTGGTGCTTGGTGATATTTGGAAGCTCTctacttccttttcttctatttcttttcactGTATTTCTAGGGCTATTAATGGTGTTGCCGATGCCCTAGCCAGGAAAGCCCTGTCATTGGTGTGTTTGATAGATTGGCCTCTTTCTACTCAGTGGCTTCATGAGCTCTGTTCTCGTGAAGCTGCTGCTTGTACACACCCCCTTTCTCAGTAA